Part of the Bacteroidales bacterium genome is shown below.
ATCCTGCTGTCGGTAATAACCTGTCCTTCAAGTCCTGTGCCTACAATTGGAGCTTCAGGATTAATAAGAGGAACGGCCTGGCGCATCATGTTAGATCCCATGAGAGCCCTGTTGGCATCGTCGTGCTCGAGGAACGGAATGAGTGAAGCAGCTATTGAAGCGATCTGGTTTGGAGCAACGTCCATAAGGTCAACCTTACCTACCTCTTCAAATGGATAATCAGCTTCGTATCTGCATTTTGCCCTTGCATTTTCAAAATGTCCGTCTTTCAAAAGCGGAGCATTTGCCTGGGCAATCATTTTCTCTTCTTCCTCTTCAGCGCTTAACCATATAACTCCCTCATCTGAAAAATCAACAACAGAACCTGTTGAAGTATGATTTACTTTAAGATAAGGTGTCTCAATGAAACCAAGAGTATTTATTTTTGCGAAGACGCAAAGCGATGAGATAAGACCGATATTAGGTCCTTCAGGAGTCTCGATCGGGCAAAGGCGGCCATAGTGAGTATAGTGAACGTCCCTTACTTCGAAACCTGCTCTTTCGCGCGAAAGACCGCCTGGTCCGAGAGCTGATAAACGACGTTTGTGAGTCATTTCAGCAAGCGGGTTGGTCTGATCCATGAACTGCGACAGCTGGTTTGTTCCAAAGAACGAGTTAATTACAGATGAAAGAGTTTTTGAATTGATCAGGTCGACAGGTGTAAACACCTCGTTATCCCTGACATTCATTCTTTCGCGGATTGTACGGGCCATACGTGCCAGACCTACACCAAACTGGGCATAGAGCTGTTCGCCAACGGTACGTACCCTTCTGTTACTCAGGTGGTCGATATCGTCGATATCGGTTTTTGAGTTAATAAGCTCAATAAGGTAACCGATAATCTTGATAATATCTTCACGGGTAAGGATCTTAACATTCATCTCTGTGTTAAGTCCAAGCTTTTTGTTGATCCTGTAACGTCCTACCTCGCCAAGGTCGTATCTCTTATCGGAGAAGAACAGCTTGTCGATAACATCGCGAGCTGTTGCCTCGTCGGGTGGCTCTGCGTTACGGAGCTGACGGTAGATATAGATAACTGCCTCTTTTTCAGAGTTACAGGGATCTTTCTGTAAGGTATTATATATGATTGCGTAATCTGAGAGAGTAGTATCATCTTTATGCAGAAGGATTGCTTTTGCACCAGAGTCTACTATCATATCGACATGTTCCGATTCGATTACGGTTTCCCTGTCGAGGATTACTTCATTTCTTTCAATTGATACCACCTCGCCTGTATCTTCATCAACAAAGTCTTCGACCCATGTCTTAAGTACCCTGGCAGCCAGTTTACGTCCGACGAGTTTCTTGATATTTGTTTTAGAGACCTTATGTTCTTCAGCAAGGTTAAAAATCTCGAGTATCTCCTTATCGCTCTCGAAACCGATAGCGCGGAGAAGAGTTGTTACCGGTAGTTTTTTCTTTCTGTCGATATATGCATACATCACATTATTGATGTCGGTAGCAAACTCAATCCAGGAACCTTTGAAAGGGATAATCCTGGCTGAATAAAGCTTGGTACCGTTTGCATGTATACTCTGACCGAAGAATACCCCGGGTGATCTGTGCAACTGGGAAACAACAACTCTTTCAGCACCGTTAATAACGAACGTAGCACGATCGGTCATATATGGTACTGTTCCAAGATATACATCCTGGATAACTGTATCAAAATCCTCATGTTCAGGATCGGTACAGTAAAGTTTCAGTTTAGCTTTAAGAGGAACGCTGAAAGTAAGACCGCGTTCGATACATTCTTCTATTGTATAACGTGGAGGGTCAATATAATAATCCAGAAATTCAAGAACGAAATTGTTCCTAGTATCAGTTATCGGGAAGTTTTCGGTAAAGACTTTAAAAAGTCCTTCTCTTTTCCTGTTTTCGGGAGTAGTTCCTAGTTGAAAAAACTCACCGAAGGATTTCAACTGAATCTCCAGAAAATCAGGGTATTCGAGCTGATTTTTTCTGGATGCGAAACTTATTCTTTCGGTATTTTTTGAGGACATTTATTAAAAGATTAAGTGAACTTATAATTTAAAGAACAAAAAGGCCTAGTCCCGAAAAATCGGGACTAAACCTATAACCTTGTATTCAGGTATAACTTATTTAAGTTCAACTTCAGCTCCTGCTTCAACTAATTGACCTTTAATAGCTTCAGCTTCTTCTTTTGATACACCTTCTTTTATCGGACCTGGAGCAGCGTCAACAACAGCTTTAGCTTCTTTCAGTCCAAGACCAGTGATGTCTTTAACAAGTTTAACAATCTGCAATTTCTGTCCGCCTGCATTTTTGAGGATAACATCAAAAGTTGATTTCTCTTCAACTGCTGCTGCTTCGCTTACTGCCGGACCGGCAACTGCTACAGCTGCTGCTGCAGGTTCAATGCCATACTCATCTTTAAGTATTTTAGCGAGTTCGTTTACTTCTTTTACAGATAAGTTAACCAGTTCTTCTGCAAACTTCTTAAGATCTGCCATTTTTATCGATTTTTAATTTGATTATACTTTAATTATTCTTCTCTTTTTGATAGTGTTTCAAGAACACCATGAATTTTAGTTCCACCTGATTGAAGGGCACCGATAACGCGTTTTGCAGGTGACTGCAGAAGCATTATAACATCGCCGATCAGTTCTTCTTTTGTTTTGACTGAGATAAGAGCATCGAGCTGATTATCTCCGACATAAACAGATTCCTGAACGTATGCGCCTTTAAGCACAGGTTTATCATGTTTCTTACGGAATTCCTTAATAAGTTTAGCAGGAACGTTTCCGGATTGTGTAAACATGATGGACGAAGTACCTTTCAGAACCGGATATAGTTCTTCAAAGTTTCCATTAGACTGCTCGAGTGCTCTTTTAAGAAGTGTATTTTTAACAACTATCAGTTTGATATCGTTTTCAAAACATTTTCTTCTAAGGTCACTTGTATCAGCGGCATTAAGCTGAGCAGTATCAGTCAGATAAAAGTGGCTGTACTCTTTTAGTTTCTCAGCAAGGCTGTCTATGATAGCATTTTTTTCTTCCCGTCTCATTATTTCTTCAAGTTTTAACTTAATAAATTAATCATCAAGACCTTTAGGATCAATCTTAACACCCGGGCTCATTGTGCTGGAAATGAATACGCTACGGATGTAGGTACCTTTTGCAGCTGCCGGTTTCAGTTTGTTTACCATAGAGATAAACTCTCTTGCATTGTCGACGATCTTATTTGGTTCGAATGAGACTTTTCCGATTGAGGCATGAATGATACCGGTTTTATCAACCTTGAAATCAATCTTACCCTGCTTCACTTCTTTAACAGCCTTACCAATTTCCATAGTAACAGTACCACTCTTTGGGTTCGGCATCAGTCCGCGTGGACCGAGTATTCGACCTAACTGACCGACCTTTCCCATTACAGATGGCATGGTTATTATAACATCCATATCTGTCCAACCACCTTTGATCTTTTCAACGAAGTCGTCGAGACCAACAAAATCAGCACCTGCTTCTCTTGCTTCAGCTTCCTTATCGGGGGTACAAAGCACGAGTACTCGTGTTTCTCTACCGGTTCCGTGAGGGAGTGAAACAACGCCGCGGACCATCTGATTGGATTTCCTTGGATCTATACCTAACCTTACATCTAAATCGATTGAAGCGTCAAACTTGGTCTTGGTCATTTCCTTAACCAAAGCAGAAGCTTCTTTCAAAGTATAAAGTTTGTCCTTATCGAGTTTTTCAAGAGCAAACTTTTGGTTTTTGGTAAGTTTAGTCATTTTTTCTCCTAATTAATTATTTTACGGGGAACTCTCCTTTAACGGTGATTCCCATACTTCTGGCTGTACCAGCTACCATTCGCATAGCGGACTCTAATGTGAAACAGTTTAAGTCCTCCATTTTATCTGCAGCAATTGTTTTAACCTGGTCCCAGGAAACAGATGCTATCTTCTCGCGGTTAGGTTCCTGAGAACCTTTCTTTGCTTTAGCAACTTCTAAAAGCTGTACGGCAACCGGTGGTGTTTTTGTAACAAACTCAAATGATTTGTCAGCAAACACAGTTATAACTACCGGGATTACTTTTCCAGCTTTGTCCTGAGTCCTCGCATTAAATTGTTTACAGAAATCCATTATATTAACACCTTTCGAACCTAAAGCAGGTCCAACCGGTGGTGATGGATTAGCGCCTCCGCCACGAATCTGTAACTTGATAAGTCCAGCAACTTCTTTTGCCATAATTTTAAATTTGCGTATTTAATTGCGAGACCTTGATAGTTATTCAGGAAGCATTATGAATATTACAACTATCAATATCTTCTGTTAATTCTCTTTTTCCACTTGCATAAAACTAAGCTCGAGCGGGGTTTTTCTTCCGAAGATCTTAACCATCACTTTAAGCTTTTTCTTTTCATCATTCACCTCTTCAATAATTCCAGTGAAACTATTGAATGGTCCGTCTATTACTTTTACTGATTCTCCTACGAAGAATGGCACATTCAGCTCTTCATCGCTGGCATTTAGTTCATCTACTTTACCCAGTATTCTGTTTATTTCAGCTTTTCTGAGCGGAACCGGTTCTCCGTCCTGAGATCCAAGGAATCCTATTACGTTAGGGATATTACGCAGAAGGTGAGGTATTTCACCAACGAGTACAGCTTCGACGAGAACGTATCCCGGAAAGAATGTTCTTTCTTTGCTGATTTTTTTCCCTGATCTTATCTGGTATACCTTTTCAGTTGGGATAAGAACCTGTGAGACATAATCCTCAAGTTTAAGTCGTGCAACTTCGCTATCGATATACTCTTTAACCTTTTTTTCTTTTCCCCCGATAGCCCGGAGCACATACCACTTTTTTACATTCTCACTCATTGGAACCGTCTCCTGTTTAGTATAACAAACTGTAAATGAATTCCATTGACCTGCTAAAGGCAAAATCCATACCTGCAACAATAAGTGCAAATATTAGAGAAGCCACCATGACTAAAACTGCGCTGTTCTGTAGTTCACTCCATGTAGGCCAGGTCACCTTGTGCATGAGTTCCGTGTATGATTCCTGAAAATATCCTTTTATATTCATAGTACTAATAATAAATTGCACGGGAGGAGAGACTCGAACTCCCGACACCTGGTTTTGGAGACCAGTGCTCTACCAACTGAGCTACACCCGTATTTGGTTTTTGTTGTGTAAGGAAGGGTCGCGACCCTTCCCTACAGCAAAAACCTTATATCCAAAACCGATTATTCCAAAATCTGTGTCACCTGTCCTGCACCTACGGTTCTGCCACCTTCACGGATAGCGAAACGTAATCCTACGTTAATAGCAACAGGATAGATAAGGTCAACAGTGATTGTAACATTATCACCAGGCATAACCATTTCAGTTCCTTCAGGAAGAGTAATCTCACCGGTAATGTCAAGAGTTCTTACATAGAACTGAGGACGATATTTATTGTGGAATGGAGTGTGACGTCCACCTTCTTCTTTCTTAAGAACATAAACCTCTGCCTTGATTTTTGTATGAGGAGTGATTGAACCTGGTTTAGCAAGAACCATACCTCTTTTGATCTCTTTCTTATCAACACCACGAAGCAGAAGACCAACGTTATCACCAGCTTCACCCCTGTCGAGGATCTTACGGAACATTTCAACTCCGGTACATACTGATTTACGTTTTGTTGCGCCAAGGCCGATCAGTTCAAGCTCATCACCTGTAAGAACGACACCAGTCTCGATACGACCAGTTGCAACGGTACCACGTCCTGTGATTGAGAACACGTCTTCAACCGGCATAAGGAATGGTTTTTCGTTTTCACGTGGAGGAATTGGAATAAATGAATCTACTGCATCCATCAGTTCCATTACTTTTTCTTCCCATTTTGCTTCACCGTTCATAGCGCCAAGAGCTGAACCACGGATAACCGGTGCATTGTCGCCATCAAATTTGTAGAAGCTGAGGAGTTCACGTACTTCCATCTCAACGAGATCAAGAAGTTCGAGGTCGTCAACCATATCTACTTTATTCATAAATACCAACACAGTAGGTACGTTAACCTGGTGTGCAAGCAGGATGTGTTCACGTGTCTGAGGCATCGGACCATCATCAGCAGCAACAACAAGAATAGCACCGTCCATCTGGGCAGCACCTGTAACCATGTTCTTGATATAGTCAGCGTGGCCAGGGCAGTCAACGTGTGCATAGTGACGGTTGGCTGTCTGATACTCAACGTGAGCGGTGTTAATAGTTATACCTCTTTCTTTTTCTTCAGGGGCATTATCAATTGAGTCAAAATCTCTGATAGCAGAGAGACCCTTTTTGGCAAGGACCATAGTGATCGCTGCCGTCAAAGTGGTCTTACCATGGTCTACGTGACCAATTGTACCAATATTTACGTGCGGTTTCGACCTGTCAAATTTTTCTTTTGCCATAACTCCAAGCGTATTAAATTAAGTTTATTCTATAGTCAATTATATCTGTTTCAAAATCATTTTCTTCTGTTGAGCCGGAGGGGGGAATTGAACCCCCGACCCCTTCCTTACCAAGGAAGTGCTCTACCCCTGAGCTACTCTGGCCTCAAAAAATGAGCGGGAGACGGTACTCGAAACCGCGACCCTTAGCTTGGAAGGCTAATGCTCTACCAACTGAGCTACTCCCGCTTATATCGTCCAAAGAGCCCCGTAACTTCTTCCATTATATTAAAGTATACGGTAAAAATCTGTTTTAAGTGGGGAGAGCAGGATTCGAACCTACGAAGGCATTCGCCAGCAGATTTACAGTCTGCCCCAGTTGGCCGCTTTGGTATCTCCCCCCTATATAAACAGAGTCTTACTCCTAAGACACACATTTACAAATCTTTCAAGAGCCGATGAAGGGATTCGAACCCCCGACCTGCAGATTACAAATCAGCT
Proteins encoded:
- the rpoB gene encoding DNA-directed RNA polymerase subunit beta, whose amino-acid sequence is MSSKNTERISFASRKNQLEYPDFLEIQLKSFGEFFQLGTTPENRKREGLFKVFTENFPITDTRNNFVLEFLDYYIDPPRYTIEECIERGLTFSVPLKAKLKLYCTDPEHEDFDTVIQDVYLGTVPYMTDRATFVINGAERVVVSQLHRSPGVFFGQSIHANGTKLYSARIIPFKGSWIEFATDINNVMYAYIDRKKKLPVTTLLRAIGFESDKEILEIFNLAEEHKVSKTNIKKLVGRKLAARVLKTWVEDFVDEDTGEVVSIERNEVILDRETVIESEHVDMIVDSGAKAILLHKDDTTLSDYAIIYNTLQKDPCNSEKEAVIYIYRQLRNAEPPDEATARDVIDKLFFSDKRYDLGEVGRYRINKKLGLNTEMNVKILTREDIIKIIGYLIELINSKTDIDDIDHLSNRRVRTVGEQLYAQFGVGLARMARTIRERMNVRDNEVFTPVDLINSKTLSSVINSFFGTNQLSQFMDQTNPLAEMTHKRRLSALGPGGLSRERAGFEVRDVHYTHYGRLCPIETPEGPNIGLISSLCVFAKINTLGFIETPYLKVNHTSTGSVVDFSDEGVIWLSAEEEEEKMIAQANAPLLKDGHFENARAKCRYEADYPFEEVGKVDLMDVAPNQIASIAASLIPFLEHDDANRALMGSNMMRQAVPLINPEAPIVGTGLEGQVITDSRILFMADGDGVVEFVDSNEIVIRYTRTDEEKFVSFDDDIKRYTLPKYRKTNQNTCINLIPVVRKGEKVVKGQVLTEGYGTKHGELALGRNLKVAFMPWKGYNFEDAIVISEKVVQEDYFTSVHIDEYQLEVRDTKRGLEELTSDIPNVSEEATKNLDENGLIRIGAHIRPGDILIGKITPKGESDPSPEEKLLRAIFGDKAGDVKDASLKAGPSLEGVVIDKKLFTRAIKDRKAKAVEKPLLDKIETEFNRSVDELKARLVDKLFILVNGKTSQGVKDYLNVDVIPKGSKFTLKQLQEVDFLNVNPNKWTTDKKKNDSIKQLLHNYIIKYKEVDGVYKRKKYNITIGDELPAGIVRLAKVYIAKKRKVKVGDKMAGRHGNKGIVARIVRAEDMPFLEDGTPVDIVLNPLGVPSRMNLGQIYETVLGWAGQKLGLTFSTPIFDGATISQINDYTEEAKLPKFGKTYLYDGGTGERFDQPATVGVIYMLKLGHMVDDKMHARSIGPYSLITQQPLGGKAQFGGQRFGEMEVWALEAFGAAHILQEILTIKSDDVVGRAKAYEAIVKGEPMPLPGIPESLNVLLHELRGLGLSVILD
- the rplL gene encoding 50S ribosomal protein L7/L12, translating into MADLKKFAEELVNLSVKEVNELAKILKDEYGIEPAAAAVAVAGPAVSEAAAVEEKSTFDVILKNAGGQKLQIVKLVKDITGLGLKEAKAVVDAAPGPIKEGVSKEEAEAIKGQLVEAGAEVELK
- a CDS encoding 50S ribosomal protein L10, producing MRREEKNAIIDSLAEKLKEYSHFYLTDTAQLNAADTSDLRRKCFENDIKLIVVKNTLLKRALEQSNGNFEELYPVLKGTSSIMFTQSGNVPAKLIKEFRKKHDKPVLKGAYVQESVYVGDNQLDALISVKTKEELIGDVIMLLQSPAKRVIGALQSGGTKIHGVLETLSKREE
- a CDS encoding 50S ribosomal protein L1 — encoded protein: MTKLTKNQKFALEKLDKDKLYTLKEASALVKEMTKTKFDASIDLDVRLGIDPRKSNQMVRGVVSLPHGTGRETRVLVLCTPDKEAEAREAGADFVGLDDFVEKIKGGWTDMDVIITMPSVMGKVGQLGRILGPRGLMPNPKSGTVTMEIGKAVKEVKQGKIDFKVDKTGIIHASIGKVSFEPNKIVDNAREFISMVNKLKPAAAKGTYIRSVFISSTMSPGVKIDPKGLDD
- the rplK gene encoding 50S ribosomal protein L11 → MAKEVAGLIKLQIRGGGANPSPPVGPALGSKGVNIMDFCKQFNARTQDKAGKVIPVVITVFADKSFEFVTKTPPVAVQLLEVAKAKKGSQEPNREKIASVSWDQVKTIAADKMEDLNCFTLESAMRMVAGTARSMGITVKGEFPVK
- the nusG gene encoding transcription termination/antitermination factor NusG produces the protein MSENVKKWYVLRAIGGKEKKVKEYIDSEVARLKLEDYVSQVLIPTEKVYQIRSGKKISKERTFFPGYVLVEAVLVGEIPHLLRNIPNVIGFLGSQDGEPVPLRKAEINRILGKVDELNASDEELNVPFFVGESVKVIDGPFNSFTGIIEEVNDEKKKLKVMVKIFGRKTPLELSFMQVEKEN
- the secE gene encoding preprotein translocase subunit SecE codes for the protein MNIKGYFQESYTELMHKVTWPTWSELQNSAVLVMVASLIFALIVAGMDFAFSRSMEFIYSLLY
- the tuf gene encoding elongation factor Tu, with translation MAKEKFDRSKPHVNIGTIGHVDHGKTTLTAAITMVLAKKGLSAIRDFDSIDNAPEEKERGITINTAHVEYQTANRHYAHVDCPGHADYIKNMVTGAAQMDGAILVVAADDGPMPQTREHILLAHQVNVPTVLVFMNKVDMVDDLELLDLVEMEVRELLSFYKFDGDNAPVIRGSALGAMNGEAKWEEKVMELMDAVDSFIPIPPRENEKPFLMPVEDVFSITGRGTVATGRIETGVVLTGDELELIGLGATKRKSVCTGVEMFRKILDRGEAGDNVGLLLRGVDKKEIKRGMVLAKPGSITPHTKIKAEVYVLKKEEGGRHTPFHNKYRPQFYVRTLDITGEITLPEGTEMVMPGDNVTITVDLIYPVAINVGLRFAIREGGRTVGAGQVTQILE